One region of Juglans microcarpa x Juglans regia isolate MS1-56 chromosome 7S, Jm3101_v1.0, whole genome shotgun sequence genomic DNA includes:
- the LOC121240227 gene encoding uncharacterized protein LOC121240227 isoform X2, whose amino-acid sequence MVLQLFFTLAFSAVPLTLYVPPIRSLNFFVETMEDLLRESRIYTNRIYPRARVVWSRLLDCVLCSNMRFL is encoded by the exons ATGGTGTTGCAGTTGTTCTTTACACTGGCTTTCTCCGCTGTTCCTCTAACTCTATATGTTCCTCCTATTAGAAGCTTAAACTTCTTTGTAGAGACCATGGAAGATCTACTGAGGGAGTCAAGAATATATACCAATAGGATTTATCCACGGGCACGTGTTGTTTGGTCTAGGCTCTTGGATTGTGTGCTTTGCAGCAATATGAG gtttttataa
- the LOC121240227 gene encoding uncharacterized protein LOC121240227 isoform X1, which produces MVLQLFFTLAFSAVPLTLYVPPIRSLNFFVETMEDLLRESRIYTNRIYPRARVVWSRLLDCVLCSNMSCVSSAAAVALLLRDHVVKS; this is translated from the exons ATGGTGTTGCAGTTGTTCTTTACACTGGCTTTCTCCGCTGTTCCTCTAACTCTATATGTTCCTCCTATTAGAAGCTTAAACTTCTTTGTAGAGACCATGGAAGATCTACTGAGGGAGTCAAGAATATATACCAATAGGATTTATCCACGGGCACGTGTTGTTTGGTCTAGGCTCTTGGATTGTGTGCTTTGCAGCAATATGAG tTGTGTTTCTTCGGCTGCTGCTGTGGCTCTTTTGTTGCGGGATCATGttgtaaaatcttaa